One window of Acidobacteriaceae bacterium genomic DNA carries:
- a CDS encoding ammonium transporter: MMVAVAGMLLGVLLSAGACFAQTNATASTDRIAALEKSAAANTAAIAQAQSAGDNAWMLVSAALVLMMSGPGLALFYGGLVRKKNVLGTMMQTFAMMAVVTVLWAFVEYSLAFGTGNAFIGGFQHVFLRGVGLAPNPSYAATIPEQTFMVYQLMFAIITPALITGAFAERMKFSAMLVFMVLWAVIVYSPMAHMVWGAGGFLNATGGKIPCLDFAGGTVVHVTSGVSALVTAIYLGKRLGYPQRPMPPHSVVLSFIGACLLWVGWFGFNAGSALAASSLATSAFVNTHFGAAAAAIGWLAAEWIRNGKPSALGGISGAVAGLVAITPASGFVTPMGALWIGLIAGVFCFWMVVKVKNIFGYDDSLDAFGVHGAGGTMGALLTGLFARAFINPTVHINGLFAGNARQLLNQAIGVAIAWGLSIVGTLVILFIVDKLIGLRVSEDAEREGLDLSQHGEEGYDWEAA, encoded by the coding sequence ATGATGGTGGCGGTAGCGGGAATGCTGCTAGGCGTGCTCCTGAGTGCGGGCGCGTGTTTTGCGCAGACGAATGCGACGGCTTCGACGGACCGGATTGCGGCGCTGGAGAAGAGTGCGGCGGCGAACACGGCGGCGATTGCGCAGGCGCAGTCGGCCGGCGACAACGCCTGGATGCTGGTGAGCGCGGCGCTGGTGCTGATGATGAGCGGGCCGGGGCTGGCGCTGTTCTACGGCGGACTGGTGCGGAAGAAGAACGTACTCGGAACGATGATGCAGACGTTCGCGATGATGGCGGTTGTGACGGTGCTTTGGGCGTTTGTGGAGTACTCGCTGGCGTTCGGCACAGGGAATGCATTTATCGGCGGATTTCAGCACGTGTTTCTGAGGGGCGTGGGGCTGGCGCCGAATCCGAGCTATGCGGCGACGATTCCGGAGCAGACCTTCATGGTGTACCAGCTGATGTTTGCCATCATCACGCCGGCGCTGATTACGGGCGCGTTTGCGGAGCGGATGAAGTTTTCGGCGATGCTGGTGTTCATGGTGCTGTGGGCAGTCATTGTGTACAGCCCAATGGCGCACATGGTTTGGGGCGCGGGCGGGTTCCTGAACGCAACAGGCGGCAAGATTCCGTGCCTGGACTTCGCGGGTGGAACGGTGGTGCATGTGACGAGCGGTGTGAGCGCGCTGGTGACCGCGATCTACTTGGGCAAGCGACTGGGGTATCCGCAGCGGCCGATGCCGCCGCACTCGGTGGTGCTGAGCTTTATCGGCGCGTGTTTGCTGTGGGTGGGATGGTTTGGGTTCAATGCAGGGTCGGCGCTGGCGGCGAGCAGTTTGGCGACGAGTGCGTTCGTGAATACGCACTTTGGCGCCGCGGCGGCGGCGATCGGGTGGCTGGCGGCAGAGTGGATTCGCAATGGCAAGCCGAGCGCACTGGGCGGGATCTCGGGCGCGGTGGCCGGGCTGGTCGCGATTACGCCGGCTTCGGGCTTTGTGACGCCAATGGGCGCGCTGTGGATCGGACTGATTGCGGGGGTGTTCTGCTTCTGGATGGTGGTAAAGGTGAAGAACATCTTCGGCTACGATGACTCGCTGGATGCATTTGGTGTGCATGGAGCGGGCGGGACGATGGGGGCGCTGCTGACGGGGCTGTTTGCGCGGGCGTTCATCAATCCGACCGTGCATATTAACGGACTTTTTGCGGGAAATGCGAGACAGTTGCTGAATCAGGCTATTGGCGTTGCGATTGCCTGGGGATTGTCAATTGTGGGCACGCTGGTCATTCTGTTCATAGTTGATAAGCTGATTGGCCTGCGGGTCAGCGAAGATGCTGAACGCGAGGGGCTGGATCTGTCGCAGCACGGAGAAGAGGGCTACGACTGGGAAGCCGCTTAG
- a CDS encoding SDR family oxidoreductase, with protein sequence MSDRILVLGASGQLGAALCRQLGPSAIPAARRPASPNWITLDLNTLVESPDELVSTQKLTAIICSAGATDVERCESDHAWADAANHLGPLALARAAAHARIPFVFYSTDYVFPGTPENPGPYTEDAPTHPLSVYGGTKREGEVEILKENPAALVLRTTTVYGPDPQGKNFLYTLRRLLTSGQTMRVPTDQLATPTYNEDLATATLALLRGGYTGLFHAAGPEMLARIDFARLACRILSLDASLLIPLTTPELNQRAARPLIAGLDSTLLTTTLGRQFFRTPEQGILDWKSALANDPPALKP encoded by the coding sequence ATGTCCGACCGCATCCTCGTCCTCGGAGCCTCCGGCCAGCTCGGCGCCGCGCTCTGCCGCCAGCTCGGCCCCTCTGCCATCCCCGCCGCGCGCCGTCCTGCCTCGCCCAACTGGATCACCCTCGACCTCAACACCCTCGTCGAATCCCCTGACGAACTGGTCTCTACCCAAAAACTCACCGCCATCATCTGCTCCGCCGGCGCCACCGACGTCGAGCGCTGCGAGTCTGACCACGCCTGGGCCGACGCCGCCAACCACCTCGGCCCGCTCGCCCTCGCCCGCGCCGCCGCGCACGCCAGGATTCCCTTCGTCTTCTACTCCACCGATTACGTCTTCCCCGGCACGCCCGAAAATCCCGGCCCCTACACCGAAGACGCCCCCACGCACCCGCTTTCCGTCTACGGCGGCACCAAGCGCGAGGGCGAAGTCGAAATCCTCAAAGAAAACCCCGCCGCCCTCGTCCTCCGCACCACCACCGTCTACGGCCCCGATCCCCAGGGCAAAAACTTCCTCTACACCCTCCGCCGCCTCCTCACCTCCGGCCAAACCATGCGCGTCCCCACCGACCAGCTCGCCACGCCCACCTACAACGAGGACCTCGCCACCGCCACGCTCGCCCTCCTTCGCGGCGGTTACACCGGCCTCTTCCACGCCGCCGGCCCCGAGATGCTCGCGCGCATCGACTTCGCCCGCCTCGCCTGCCGAATCCTCTCGCTCGACGCCTCGCTCCTCATCCCCCTCACCACGCCGGAGCTCAACCAGCGTGCCGCCCGCCCCCTAATCGCCGGCCTCGACTCCACCCTCCTCACCACCACCCTCGGCCGCCAGTTCTTCCGCACCCCGGAGCAGGGCATCCTTGATTGGAAATCAGCCTTGGCAAACGACCCTCCAGCCCTGAAACCCTAG
- a CDS encoding acyltransferase → MHSSRESNRIRTLDGWRGIAILLVVAGHAAFSTRFENLFLAHQAWTAVDIFFVISGYIITAGLLLEGAELNLPAFYARRALRILPPVILYLALVALFAAIGLINDVTPSDLAGSLFFFRNYQIAHHPTGVYTGHFWSLAIEEHFYLLWPALLAFFRSRRALYVAATGAILCALWRHHCIATADPVRSLYFVVIRTDCRLDGLLIGCCLAILTSDPSVQSWIRRNVPKETPLLCGFPAILLLSAYSGLPSIWFYLLVAIAIGSTLFVHEGLVYKWLNLPALAWIGRISYGVYVYQEIFLMHPLHAQHLPRWQIFPLNLVLLFLLATASYYFLERPISRIAHRRFAASRPNAALVTVRDQGITYSELSNPPLLD, encoded by the coding sequence ATGCATTCCTCAAGGGAATCCAACCGCATCCGCACGCTGGATGGCTGGCGAGGTATCGCCATCCTGTTGGTTGTCGCCGGACACGCGGCCTTTTCCACCCGGTTCGAGAATCTCTTCCTCGCCCACCAGGCCTGGACTGCCGTCGACATTTTCTTCGTCATCAGCGGCTACATCATCACCGCCGGCCTTTTGCTGGAGGGTGCCGAACTCAACCTGCCCGCCTTCTACGCCCGCCGCGCCCTCCGAATTCTCCCGCCCGTCATTCTGTACCTCGCACTCGTTGCACTCTTCGCAGCCATCGGGCTCATCAACGATGTAACCCCGTCCGATCTGGCAGGCTCGCTCTTCTTTTTTCGCAACTACCAGATCGCGCATCACCCCACCGGCGTCTACACCGGACATTTCTGGTCGCTTGCCATCGAAGAGCACTTCTATCTGCTGTGGCCCGCCCTGCTTGCTTTCTTTCGCTCGCGCCGAGCCCTGTATGTCGCCGCAACCGGCGCCATCTTGTGCGCACTGTGGCGGCATCACTGCATCGCGACCGCCGACCCCGTCAGATCGCTCTACTTCGTTGTCATCCGAACCGACTGTCGCCTCGACGGCCTTCTCATCGGCTGCTGCCTGGCCATTCTCACCAGCGACCCATCCGTCCAATCATGGATTCGCCGCAACGTCCCCAAAGAAACCCCTCTCCTCTGCGGATTTCCCGCCATCCTGCTCCTCAGTGCATACTCCGGCCTGCCCTCCATCTGGTTCTATCTGCTCGTCGCCATCGCTATCGGCTCCACGCTCTTCGTGCACGAGGGCCTTGTCTACAAGTGGCTGAACCTCCCGGCTCTCGCCTGGATCGGCCGTATCTCCTACGGCGTCTATGTCTATCAGGAAATCTTCCTGATGCATCCGCTGCACGCCCAGCACCTTCCACGCTGGCAGATCTTCCCACTCAACCTCGTCCTGCTATTTCTTCTCGCAACCGCCTCGTACTACTTCCTTGAGCGGCCTATCTCGCGAATCGCGCACCGACGCTTCGCCGCCTCGCGCCCCAACGCAGCTTTAGTAACTGTTCGAGACCAGGGAATTACGTATTCTGAGCTTTCAAATCCGCCACTGCTCGATTAA
- a CDS encoding cupin domain-containing protein, with amino-acid sequence MSERPIHIAWSSIPPEQLNPLLSRQFVTGSQAMLSRIQLAKGCIVPRHVHANEQIAFILSGALRFSLGDESSAEDIIVRAGEVLVIPGNIPHLAEALEDTDNLDIFAPPRQDWISGNDAYLRSK; translated from the coding sequence ATGAGCGAACGCCCCATCCACATCGCCTGGAGCTCCATCCCACCCGAGCAGCTCAACCCTCTTCTCTCGCGCCAGTTCGTCACCGGCTCCCAGGCCATGCTCTCGCGCATTCAGCTCGCCAAAGGCTGCATCGTCCCGCGCCACGTCCACGCCAACGAGCAGATCGCCTTCATCCTCTCCGGCGCGCTCCGCTTCTCGCTCGGCGACGAATCCTCCGCGGAAGACATCATCGTCCGCGCCGGCGAAGTCCTCGTCATCCCTGGCAACATTCCGCACCTCGCCGAGGCCCTCGAAGACACCGACAACCTCGACATCTTCGCCCCGCCCCGCCAGGACTGGATCTCCGGCAACGACGCCTACCTCCGCAGCAAATAG